Part of the Bernardetia sp. genome, TGCGTTCACACACTACATTTATTTGCTAGATTTCATAATATCAGCAATATCGACAAAAGTTTCGCCACCTCCAGAAATAACAGGTAGTTTGCCGTCCCACTTTTCAATGGCTTTTAATCTCAAAAGTTCATCATCTAAAGATTGAACTAATAATTTTTGTGCGTCGGCTTGTGCTTGCGCCCTAACTCTTTCTTGCTCGCCTTCTGTACGGATACGCTCCAAATCATTTTTGGCAGTAAGTGCTTTTTGTTCTGCAATTTGCTTGAGTTCGATGGCAGAGTTAAATTCTTTTGAGAAATTAAAATCTACAATAGAAAAGTCTGTAACAATGATATTATTTTGAGCCAGTCGTTTCTTTATATATTCATATACATCATCTTTTACCTGTGGACGTTTTGTAATGAGTTCTTCGGCTGTATAGCGAGCAGCAGCCGACTTAATAGATTCTTGAATGACAGGTTCTATAATCGTTTTTTTATAGTTGAGTCCCAAATCTCTATAAATAATATTTGCTTTTTCTTTAGATAAAAAGAAGTTGAGAGCCACTTTCGAAGTAACAGGCTGCAAGTCTCTTGAAGAAGCTGAAGCATCGGCTTCCATTTTCTGAACACGCACATCAAGTTGAATAACGGTTGAAACAAATGGATTGACAGCGTGCATTCCCTCTGGGAGTAGAGTTTCTTGAACAGCTCCAAAGTTAGCTACTACTCCGACTTTTCCAGAATCAACTACAACAAATGTTCTGAATAAAAATACGACTGCAACAATGATGACTATAAAAGTACCTAACCCAATAAAAACTGTTTTTGGTGATACGGAAGATTTATTTCTTGAACTACTCATAATATAACGTAAGATTTGTGAAGGTAAATTTTTTGAGAAATATACTAGAAATCTAACGAAAAATAAATGGTTTGGGTTAGTTTGTTTGCATTTCGTCCTCTCAAAATGGCTTTTGGTGTAAAGTATTAAATGTTATCACGGTTAATTTTGTACACCAGTCTTCCAGACTGGTCTGTAAAATCCAAAACATAGGTTTTGGATTGAAATAAAGTCTTTTTAGTCTTTGTCGTCAGACTTCCAGTCTGACCTACGTAAATAACCGTGATAACCTTTATTAGATAAAGAAAATCAAAAAGTAGAATTTAGCCAAAGTTTATTCAATCACACACTATCATTTTACAATAATGAAGCATCTAAAATATATTTTAGCTTTTCTAATAACTGTTTTTTCTTTACACTATGTGTTCTCACAAAACATAGAAAACAGAAAAAGAGCTTACTCAAAACAGGGTTTTAGATAGGAAATAATATAGAAGTAGCGAAGATTTTACGTTTTAAAATAATTTATTCTAAAAAGTAAACGTTTTAACTAAAATTAAATAGGTAATTCGTTTCGTGCTAAAAATTTGTCCTACAAGTTTTTAATCTGTATTTTTAAAGCATAAATATCAATCCTACTATAAAAAACTAACTCTTATTCCCTTTTCGTGAAGTTTCTTTTTACCATAAAATCC contains:
- a CDS encoding prohibitin family protein, coding for MSSSRNKSSVSPKTVFIGLGTFIVIIVAVVFLFRTFVVVDSGKVGVVANFGAVQETLLPEGMHAVNPFVSTVIQLDVRVQKMEADASASSRDLQPVTSKVALNFFLSKEKANIIYRDLGLNYKKTIIEPVIQESIKSAAARYTAEELITKRPQVKDDVYEYIKKRLAQNNIIVTDFSIVDFNFSKEFNSAIELKQIAEQKALTAKNDLERIRTEGEQERVRAQAQADAQKLLVQSLDDELLRLKAIEKWDGKLPVISGGGETFVDIADIMKSSK